The Oryza glaberrima chromosome 9, OglaRS2, whole genome shotgun sequence genome includes a window with the following:
- the LOC127784439 gene encoding probable sodium/metabolite cotransporter BASS5, chloroplastic codes for MAPNAAVLVRPHIAGVHHLPTGRRLPRLAPPQAVSPPLRFSRQKGSVVAASGRVWASASGSFEKDRIGDDDVLASPQIVEESKVDLLKILKSANTIIPHVVLGSTILALVYPPSFTWFTTRYYAPALGFLMFAVGVNSSVKDFIEAIQRPDAIAAGYVGQFIIKPFLGFLFGTLAVTIFNLPTALGAGIMLVSCVSGAQLSNYATFLTDPHMAPLSIVMTSLSTATAVFVTPTLSYFLIGKKLPVDVKGMMSSIVQIVVAPIAAGLLLNRYLPRLCSAIQPFLPPLSVFVTALCVGSPLAINIKAVLSPFGLATVLLLFAFHTSSFIAGYHLAGTWFRESADVKALQRTVSFETGMQSSLLALALANRFFPDPLVGVPPAISVVLMSLMGFALVMVWSKRTKE; via the exons ATGGCCCCCAACGCCGCCGTCCTGGTGCGGCCCCACATCGCCGGCGTCCACCATCTGCCCACCGGCCGGCGGCTGCCCCGTCTGGCTCCTCCCCAGGCGgtctcgccgccgctgcgcttTTCACGGC AGAAGGGATCTGTAGTGGCTGCGAGTGGACGTGTCTGGGCGAGTGCGAGTGGTTCGTTTGAGAAAGATCGCATTGGAGATGACGATGTGTTAGCTTCGCCGCAG ATAGTGGAGGAGAGCAAAGTCGATTTGCTGAAGATTCTGAAGAGTGCCAACACCATTATTCCCCACGTAGTGCTGGGGAGCACAATTCTTGCTCTGGTGTACCCACCTTCTTTTACATGGTTCACAACTAG ATATTATGCACCAGCATTGGGATTCTTGATGTTTGCAGTGGGTGTAAACTCAAGTGTTAAGGATTTCATTGAGGCTATACAAAGACCAGATGCTATAGCTGCTGGCTATGTTGGACAATTTATTATCAAGCCTTTCTTAGGATTCCTTTTTGGCACTCTTGCAGTTACAATTTTCAATCTTCCTACTGCTTTAG GTGCTGGTATCATGTTGGTTTCATGTGTGAGTGGAGCACAACTATCAAACTATGCAACGTTTCTGACAGATCCACATATGGCCCCCCTCAGCATTGTTATGACATCATTGTCAACAGCTACTGCCGTTTTTGTCACCCCAACTTTATCCTACTTTCTTATTGGCAAGAAATTACCGGTGGATGTGAAAGGGATGATGTCCAGTATTGTTCAAATAGTGGTTGCTCCAATTGCTGCCGGATTGCTTCTGAATAG ATATCTTCCGCGGCTCTGTTCAGCTATTCAGCCATTTCTCCCTCCACTATCGGTATTTGTGACTGCTTTATGTGTTGGTTCACCATTGGCCATAAATATTAAGGCTGTTTTGTCCCCATTTGGACTAGCCACAGTGCTTCTCCTTTTTGCATTCCATACATCATCTTTTATAGCTGGATATCATCTTGCTGGTACTTGGTTTCGCGAGTCAGCAGATGTAAAGGCACTACAAAGAACAGTATCTTTTGAGACAG GAATGCAAAGTAGCCTTCTTGCTCTTGCTTTAGCAAACAGGTTCTTCCCAGACCCACTAGTGGGAGTGCCCCCGGCTATATCA GTTGTGCTGATGTCCCTAATGGGGTTTGCTCTTGTTATGGTGTGGTCCAAGAGAACAAAAGAGTAG
- the LOC127784441 gene encoding uncharacterized protein LOC127784441 isoform X3, translating into MKPPLCLDMDRMSGLRERDVSRIGTLLDGIGRCSSLAPRMAFREWPLSWNLGLSSWQKQRQDNQQQQQRKQPAHAPMALRRKRLRLRRRRETMRRSDGMEMEMVNLKLYLENRCILEENERLREKASALHRENLALRADLRNTSSPATTAAAASSC; encoded by the exons ATGAAACCTCCACTCTGCCTAGATATGGATCGCATGAGTGGACTCAGGGAGCGAGACGTGTCGCGCATCGGGACCCTCCTGGACGGCATCGGACGGTGCAGCTCGCTAGCTCCAAG AATGGCTTTCAGAGAATGGCCTCTCTCATGGAATCTTGGCCTCTCAAGTTGGCAGAAACAGCG GCAGGACaatcaacagcagcagcagagaaaGCAGCCGGCTCATGCCCCCATGGCTCTCAGGAGGAAGAG GCTaaggctgaggaggaggagagagaccatGAGGAGATCTGATGgaatggagatggagatggtgaACCTGAAGCTCTACCTGGAGAACAGGTGCATCCTGGAGGAGAACGAGAGGCTGAGGGAGAAGGCCAGCGCGCTCCACCGGGAGAACCTCGCGCTGCGCGCCGACCTGCGCAACacatcgtcgccggcgacgacggcggccgccgcctccagctgcTGA
- the LOC127784441 gene encoding uncharacterized protein LOC127784441 isoform X2, translated as MDWPAGVNDQICSSNDQWCIANVQEGSSIGMKPPLCLDMDRMSGLRERDVSRIGTLLDGIGRCSSLAPRQDNQQQQQRKQPAHAPMALRRKRLRLRRRRETMRRSDGMEMEMVNLKLYLENRCILEENERLREKASALHRENLALRADLRNTSSPATTAAAASSC; from the exons ATGGACTGGCCAGCCGGTGTCAATGACCAAATTTGCAGCAGCAATGACCAATGGTGCATTGCCAATGTGCAGGAAGGTTCAAGCATCGGAATGAAACCTCCACTCTGCCTAGATATGGATCGCATGAGTGGACTCAGGGAGCGAGACGTGTCGCGCATCGGGACCCTCCTGGACGGCATCGGACGGTGCAGCTCGCTAGCTCCAAG GCAGGACaatcaacagcagcagcagagaaaGCAGCCGGCTCATGCCCCCATGGCTCTCAGGAGGAAGAG GCTaaggctgaggaggaggagagagaccatGAGGAGATCTGATGgaatggagatggagatggtgaACCTGAAGCTCTACCTGGAGAACAGGTGCATCCTGGAGGAGAACGAGAGGCTGAGGGAGAAGGCCAGCGCGCTCCACCGGGAGAACCTCGCGCTGCGCGCCGACCTGCGCAACacatcgtcgccggcgacgacggcggccgccgcctccagctgcTGA
- the LOC127784441 gene encoding uncharacterized protein LOC127784441 isoform X1 produces the protein MDWPAGVNDQICSSNDQWCIANVQEGSSIGMKPPLCLDMDRMSGLRERDVSRIGTLLDGIGRCSSLAPRMAFREWPLSWNLGLSSWQKQRQDNQQQQQRKQPAHAPMALRRKRLRLRRRRETMRRSDGMEMEMVNLKLYLENRCILEENERLREKASALHRENLALRADLRNTSSPATTAAAASSC, from the exons ATGGACTGGCCAGCCGGTGTCAATGACCAAATTTGCAGCAGCAATGACCAATGGTGCATTGCCAATGTGCAGGAAGGTTCAAGCATCGGAATGAAACCTCCACTCTGCCTAGATATGGATCGCATGAGTGGACTCAGGGAGCGAGACGTGTCGCGCATCGGGACCCTCCTGGACGGCATCGGACGGTGCAGCTCGCTAGCTCCAAG AATGGCTTTCAGAGAATGGCCTCTCTCATGGAATCTTGGCCTCTCAAGTTGGCAGAAACAGCG GCAGGACaatcaacagcagcagcagagaaaGCAGCCGGCTCATGCCCCCATGGCTCTCAGGAGGAAGAG GCTaaggctgaggaggaggagagagaccatGAGGAGATCTGATGgaatggagatggagatggtgaACCTGAAGCTCTACCTGGAGAACAGGTGCATCCTGGAGGAGAACGAGAGGCTGAGGGAGAAGGCCAGCGCGCTCCACCGGGAGAACCTCGCGCTGCGCGCCGACCTGCGCAACacatcgtcgccggcgacgacggcggccgccgcctccagctgcTGA